A single genomic interval of Penicillium psychrofluorescens genome assembly, chromosome: 2 harbors:
- a CDS encoding uncharacterized protein (ID:PFLUO_003192-T1.cds;~source:funannotate), with protein sequence MAQARSIIVTGGASGIGLGITRHLIAEPNTHITILDINPTTGAQTLEDLRVKFPAASITFEECDVSSWESQDAAFEKIHAQQGRIDIVFANAGITEKGSLLPPKNSDGATKRPVKPNLATLNVNLIGLMYSVQLGIHYISRNTASETNSKGLIVCTASNAGLYPFAVAPMYAATKHGVIGLVRSLARSLEIEQIQINALAPAVIETNIAPSAELFKSMVLTPMSTAQKAVARFIADPSLTGKVAELHGEHVTFTDPPPYVDEDTGKNIETFWNLGYA encoded by the exons ATGGCGCAAGCGAGAAGTATCATCGTCACTG GCGGAGCATCCGGCATTGGGCTGGGCATCACCCGGCACCTCATCGCAGAACCCAACACGCacatcaccatcctcgacatcaaTCCAACGACAGGCGCCCAGACGCTGGAAGACCTACGCGTGAAATTCCCAGCCGCTAGTATTACATTTGAGGAATGTGATGTCTCTTCTTGGGAGAGTCAAGACGCCGCATTCGAGAAAATACATGCTCAACAAGGCCGGATCGACATCGTTTTCGCGAATGCCGGAATAACAGAGAAGGGCAGTCTGTTGCCACCAAAGAACTCGGATGGTGCAACAAAAAGACCCGTCAAGCCAAATCTGGCGACGTTGAATGTTAACCTAATAGGACTAATGTACT CCGTCCAGCTTGGCATTCACTATATTTCTAGAAACACCGCGTCGGAGACCAATTCTAAGGGTCTTATTGTTTGCACCGCCTCTAATGCGGGTCTATATCCCTTCGCAGTTGCACCGATGTACGCCGCCACCAAGCACGGGGTCATAGGTCTCGTACGGTCTCTGGCTCGGTCGTTGGAAATCGAGCAGATTCAGATTAATGCATTAGCACCTGCTGTTATAG AAACGAATATTGCACCTAGTGCAGAGCTGTTCAAATCTATGGTTCTCACGCCAATGTCGACTGCGCAGAAGGCTGTGGCTCGATTCATAGCAGACCCCTCCCTGACGGGCAAAGTTGCGGAGTTGCATGGTGAACATGTCACTTTCACGGATCCTCCGCCGTATGTAGATGAGGATACGGGGAAGAATATTGAGACTTTTTGGAACTTGGGGTATGCATAG
- a CDS encoding uncharacterized protein (ID:PFLUO_003191-T1.cds;~source:funannotate), whose amino-acid sequence MDAPEDEARREALSLYCLPTRIHAHRSPQTTPSAPSVPRLVLLVTANLGTDSGQKPYSCVFCNEAFARCDNLRDHYTDCAKRGDRKIPETGQRGRRRHACQSCMSMKLRCDGQSPCGSCQKRNLECNNEQLEPSKQPELEYSEPFVKSEVSGQLSDRGSIKFLLNAGCDSFTEGFRLPPRSDRPRGALFDSNQNELEERQNNMFPYNMESGRSDYAPAMLDSDPTTLQFYQDTFLDFFNGPFGDAHKMQGDPYSGVAYQAIGPPIPEPSLALSEENAMFEPERPFATALIQSILARVWTLPLNTKAQEEISTSLNFLLTTARIQKFVALYFKNWHPSCTMIHAPSFDPETATLPLLASIVFMGAMYTTDQREAYVAKRVLDFAELFIFSCDVYSSENDIGTVFSGNQCFENESNDWVKFQNFQAGFLITVVQYWAGSKVSRSRAMENRFSEIVKVTRRLQLLKCRHTPRDRILESLWIQTECRVRCINIVISLDCAFFFYQNHPCRFTHTEMECDLPCNDSLFRSEHPFREPNFRYTRDLTIFEAFQNLFEEESRQDSPPHSPGINRMDLTVLDMWFLIHILYAFINTHMTLLGPRIRHLKPVQNGNYGASGTIPINSIPDDSVLKAIRTALSQWHNHWDALRNQLSGDEWASMGFYKNGYNFWLVSQLLITKKDAVDVVMNMEVNCEDKLQKLKVLLRDEKE is encoded by the exons ATGGACGCgccagaagatgaagccCGCCGAGAAGCACTTTCGTTGTACTGTTTGCCAACGAGGATTCACGCGCATCGATCACCTCAAACGACACCATCTGCGCCGTCCGTGCCCCGCCTTGTTCTCCTGGTCACTGCTAACCTCGGTACAGACTCGGGCCAGAAGCCCTACTCGTGTGTCTTCTGCAATGAAGCCTTTGCGCGCTG CGATAATCTCCGCGACCACTACACCGATTGCGCCAAGCGCGGAGATCGGAAGATTCCCGAAACCGGCCAAAGGGGTAGACGGCGTCATGCGTGTCAATCG TGTATGTCTATGAAACTACGTTGCGACGGCCAGAGCCCTTGTGGATCGTGTCAAAAGAGAAACCTAGAGTGCAATAATGAGCAGCTGGAGCCTTCGAAACAGCCGGAGCTGGAATATA GCGAACCCTTCGTGAAATCCGAGGTTTCCGGACAGCTATCAGATCGTGGATCGATTAAGTTCCTACTCAATGCCGGTTGCGACAGTTTCACCGAAGGCTTCCGACTACCCCCTCGGAGTGACCGACCTCGGGGTGCATTATTCGACAGCAACCAGAATGAGTTAGAGGAGAGACAGAACAACATGTTCCCGTATAACATGGAGAGCGGCCGATCAGACTATGCCCCAGCTATGCTCGATTCCGACCCTACGACACTTCAATTCTACCAGGATACCTTTCTGGACTTTTTCAATGGCCCTTTCGGAGATGCTCATAAAATGCAAGGAGATCCGTATTCTGGAGTGGCCTACCAGGCTATCGGACCACCAATACCTGAACCTAGTCTGGCACTATCCGAAGAAAATGCTATGTTCGAGCCGGAACGACCCTTTGCAACGGCGCTTATCCAGTCCATACTGGCACGAGTATGGACACTCCCGCTGAATACCaaagcccaagaagaaatcTCCACAAGCCTCAACTTCTTGCTCACCACGGCTCGCATACAGAAATTCGTGGCACTGTATTTCAAAAACTGGCATCCGAGTTGCACGATGATACATGCTCCATCATTTGACCCGGAGACGGCCACCCTGCCACTGCTGGCTTCGATCGTCTTTATGGGAGCCATGTACACTACCGATCAGAGAGAGGCCTATGTTGCCAAAAGGGTGCTGGACTTTGCAGAACTCTTTATCTTCTCCTGTGATGTTTACTCTTCAGAAAACGATATTGGAACTGTTTTCTCTGGAAACCAATGTTTCGAAAATGAGTCGAACGACTGGGTCAAGTTCCAGAATTTCCAGGCTGGATTCCTTATTACCGTAGTCCAGTACTGGGCGGGCAGTAAGGTTTCCCGGAGTCGAGCGATGGAGAATCGGTTCAGTGAAATTGTTAAG GTTACCCGGCGCCTACAGCTTTTGAAATGTCGCCATACTCCCCGCGATCGAATCCTGGAAAGCCTGTGGATCCAGACAGAGTGTCGTGTTCG CTGCATCAATATTGTGATTTCACTGGATTGTGCCTTCTTTTTCTACCAGAATCATCCCTGTCGCTTTACCCATACGGAGATGGAATGCGACCTACCATGCAACGACTCGCTGTTCCGATCCGAACACCCATTTAGAGAGCCTAACTTCCGATATACACGCGACCTAACAATTTTTGAGGCTTTTCAAAACCTGTTTGAAGAGGAATCCCGACAAGATTCCCCACCACATTCACCCGGAATCAACCGGATGGACCTCACTGTGCTGGATATGTGGTTCTTGATTCACA TTCTATATGCATTCATCAACACTCACATGACCTTGTTGGGGCCGCGCATCCGTCACCTCAAACCCGTTCAAAATGGAAACTATGGCGCCTCAGGCACAATTCCAATCAACTCCATACCGGACGACTCGGTCCTTAAAGCTATTCGGACAGCATTATCCCAGTGGCACAATCATTGGGACGCATTACGCAACCAACTCTCAGGCGACGAATGGGCCTCAATGGGATTTTATAAGAATGGATACAACTTTTGGCTTGTTTCGCAACTGCTGATCACTAAAAAGGATGCAGTTGATGTGGTTATGAACATGGAGGTCAATTGTGAAGATAAACTGCAGAAGTTGAAGGTGCTATTGCGCGATGAAAAAGAGTAG
- a CDS encoding uncharacterized protein (ID:PFLUO_003190-T1.cds;~source:funannotate) — MTPAVTKRTSRTGDSTPVAEKADNFDDTWIVKERSIDESRPLRVVIIGAGISGIMACVRFVQRIPNLQLCIYEKNADIGGTWFENRYPGCACDIPAHTYQATFEPNKEWSQFYASAPEIHRYWKRVAFKYGCLKYMKLKQKVSEAIWDDEQSKWCLKVQDVDSGTIYSDKCDLLIQATGALNDWKWPKIPGLHDFKGELMHSATWDESYDYKALSFSPEELESFKKDHQVYQNFRKEVELQLQSVHGSTLTGSEMQIDGQQAFAENMKARLANKPELFDELVPSFPPACRRLTPGPGYLEALTDPKVNLIKSDIVKVDETGIVTADGQHRPVDMLVCATGFDTSSTPRFPIIGSGGMPLSEKWKDTPENYMSVTTDGFPNFFICLGPNSGLGEGNLLLLIEKSIDYFTECIQKMQRDNIRAMTVRRDAVRRFTKYCDQYFSLTVFSSKCRSWYKGGTEDGRIVALWPGSSLHARKAFANPRWEDFEYEYVDDNPAGWLGDGWTENEKYNRINVDYLDDDQIDFPLPASDFTLSV; from the exons ATGACTCCAGCCGTTACAAAACGCACTTCTCGCACTGGCGACTCCACGCCGGTCGCTGAGAAGGCGGACAATTTCGACGATACGTGGATCGTGAAGGAGCGCTCGATCGACGAAAGCCGCCCACTTAGGGTGGTTATTATCGGTGCGGGCATCTCAGGAATCATGGCGTGTGTTCGTTTTGTGCAGAGAATTCCTAATCTGCAACTGTGTATTTATGAGAAGAATGCGGATATTGGAGGCACCTGGTTTGAGAACCGCTATCCAGGCTGCGCTTGTG ATATCCCGGCCCATACTTACCAGGCGACCTTTGAACCAAATAAAGAATGGTCACAGTTTTATGCGAGCGCTCCCGAAATCCACAGGTACTGGAAACGCGTTGCCTTTAAGTATGGGTGCCTGAAGTACATGAAGCTTAAGCAGAAGGTTTCCGAGGCGATCTGGGATGACGAACAGTCCAAATGGTGCTTGAAG GTTCAAGATGTAGATAGTGGAACGATCTATTCGGACAAATGTGACCTCTTGATTCAGGCAACCGGGGCGCTGAACGATTGGAAGTGGCCGAAGATCCCCGGTCTTCATGACTTCAAGGGCGAGCTCATGCACAGTGCCACCTGGGACGAAAGCTACGATTACAAGGCAC TTTCGTTTAGCCCCGAGGAGCTCGAGAGCTTCAAGAAGGACCACCAAGTGTACCAGAACTTCCGTAAAG AGGTCGAGTTACAACTACAGTCGGTCCACGGATCCACCTTGACAGGCTCTGAAATGCAGATCGATGGGCAACAGGCTTTCGCCGAGAATATGAAGGCACGCTTGGCCAACAAGCCAGAGCTCTTTGACGAGCTTGtcccttccttcccacctGCTTGTCGTCGCCTGACCCCCGGGCCGGGGTATCTGGAGGCATTGACTGATCCCAAGGTGAATCTGATCAAGTCAGATATTGTCAAGGTTGACGAGACGGGCATCGTCACTGCCGACGGACAACACCGACCCGTTGATATGCTCGTATGTGCCACTGGCTTTGACACATCATCGACGCCTCGCTTCCCTATCATCGGATCTGGAGGGATGCCGCTGTCGGAGAAGTGGAAAGACACCCCAGAGAACTACATGTCTGTGACAACAGACGGATTCCCCAATTTCTTCATCTGCCTTGGACCAAACTCCGGTCTGGGAGAAGGcaacctcctccttctcattGAAAAGTCAATAGACTACTTCACGGAATGCATCCAAAAAATGCAGCGCGACAATATCCGCGCAATGACCGTGCGCCGTGACGCTGTTAGGCGGTTCACCAAGTATTGTGACCAGTATTTCTCCCTCACGGTGTTCAGCAGCAAGTGCCGCAGCTGGTACAAAGGCGGCACCGAGGATGGACGAATCGTTGCCTTGTGGCCGGGTTCCTCGTTGCATGCTAGGAAGGCATTTGCCAATCCGCGCTGGGAAGACTTTGAGTACGAGTATGTTGATGACAATCCTGCTGGTTGGCTGGGCGATGGGTGGACGGAGAACGAGAAGTACAACCGCATTAACGTGGACTACCTGGACGACGACCAGATCGACTTTCCCCTTCCGGCGTCGGATTTTACACTCTCTGTCTAG
- a CDS encoding uncharacterized protein (ID:PFLUO_003193-T1.cds;~source:funannotate), whose translation MYGMGGAFALAFIMVFFWMPESAYAREALNIDTGNEKVIMEGKAKLRQLEHLQTTGEQPNSWIKDLLPYSGYVNPVSFWNTLIRPFYLLASPNVLWAVLLFTTCISWLVGISLTLSQIFSAPPYNFSVGAVGATNLSSFVASVLGTLIAGPLIDGMVTQMSKMNGGIFEPEFRLPIMVTYLLFTATGFFAWGQSAYAQEPWPIPVIVCLGLINFGVQLGTTGVVTYIVDCHRDKAGEAFATMNFIKNLFAFGLSFYINDWIANQGIRDCFFTIGGITMAVTLLTIPM comes from the exons ATGTACGGGATGGGCGGTGCGTTTGCGCTGGCATTTATCATGGTTTTCTTCTGGATGCCCGAGTCGGCCTATGCTCGGGAGGCATTGAACATCGACACAGGCAACGAGAAG GTTATTATGGAAGGCAAAGCAAAATTGCGACAACTCGAGCATCTACAAACCACTGGAGAACAGCCTAATTCATGGATCAAAGACCTGCTTCCGTATAGTGGCTACGTCAACCCAGTCTCCTTCTGGAATACCCTTATTCGGCCATTTTATCTACTTGCCTCGCCCAATGTGCTCTGGGCAGTTTTGCTATTTACAACCTGTATTTCATGGCTGGTGGGAATCTCTCTAACGCTATCCCAGATTTTCTCTGCACCACCCTACAATTTCTCAGTCGGCGCAGTCGGAGCGACGAATCTCTCGTCCTTCGTAGCTTCTGTCCTTGGCACTTTGATTGCTGGTCCCTTAATTGACGGGATGGTAACGCAAATGTCCAAAATGAATGGTGGCATATTCG AACCTGAATTCCGCCTCCCCATTATGGTCACCTACCTTCTCTTCACAGCAACTGGATTCTTTGCATGGGGGCAGTCAGCGTACGCACAGGAGCCGTGGCCCATCCCAGTCATTGTCTGTCTGGGGTTGATCAATTTTGGTGTTCAGCTGGGCACCACTGGCGTCGTCACGTACATTGTGGACTGTCACCGCGACAAAGCAGGCGAGGCCTTTGCGACGATGAACTTCATCAAGAATCTTTTTGCGTTTGGATTGTCGTTTTATATCAACGACTGGATTGCGAATCAGGGTATTCGAGATTGTTTTTTCACTATTGGGGGTATTACGATGGCTGTTACTCTTCTGACTATTCCTATGTGA